In Kineococcus rhizosphaerae, a single window of DNA contains:
- a CDS encoding TetR/AcrR family transcriptional regulator → MSEHPFHHGNLRAALLDAAERTLREGGLDELSLRALAREAGVSHSAPRRHFADRRALLDGLAERGFTRLNDALGDSPDVTAAARAFVDFAVREPALLDLMFTTKGDQASPATRAAAARFFATVAATLPAGPPAAPGYPPLRQLLLAATLQGVAAMAASGRLPPDLADRLVIEAADLLTAPGPRPATTRGAYPGDSSGVR, encoded by the coding sequence GTGAGCGAGCACCCGTTCCACCACGGCAACCTGCGCGCGGCGCTGCTCGACGCCGCGGAACGGACCCTGCGCGAGGGCGGTCTCGACGAGCTGTCCCTGCGCGCCCTGGCCCGCGAGGCCGGCGTCAGCCACAGCGCACCCCGTCGCCACTTCGCCGACCGCCGGGCGCTGCTCGACGGTCTGGCCGAACGCGGCTTCACCCGGCTGAACGACGCCCTGGGCGACAGCCCCGACGTCACCGCCGCCGCCCGCGCCTTCGTCGACTTCGCCGTGCGCGAACCGGCCCTGCTCGACCTCATGTTCACCACCAAGGGCGACCAGGCGTCACCCGCGACGCGGGCCGCCGCGGCCCGGTTCTTCGCCACCGTCGCCGCCACCCTGCCCGCCGGCCCTCCCGCCGCCCCCGGCTACCCGCCGCTGCGCCAGCTCCTGCTGGCCGCGACCCTGCAGGGGGTGGCCGCCATGGCGGCCTCGGGACGGCTGCCCCCCGACCTCGCCGACCGCCTCGTCATCGAGGCCGCGGACCTCCTCACCGCCCCCGGCCCGCGACCGGCGACGACCCGCGGCGCGTACCCTGGAGACAGCTCCGGCGTGCGGTGA